The DNA window GCCACACAGGACCGTCTTGCCCGGTGTCTCGGCCCGCAGCGTGATCGGCCGATCCGGCTCACCCTCGGCCTCGAACAGGATCGCCGTGTCCTTCCAGTCGCCGGCGGACATGACGATGGTGTCGCCGGGCCTGGCGCCGTGAATCGCAGCGTCCAGTTCCGCCTGCGTCGAGACGCGCACCGTTGCAGCCATCGCCAGTGACCCCAGGGACGCTACCAGACCCACTACCAGCACACGCACAGCCCTGCGCACTGTCCTCATCGCGACTCCTCCTACCGGGCGAGGTTAGCCACAGCCTGTGGCCCGAGCCGCTCCTCCAACTGCTTCAGGTACAGGCTCCGGGGCTCCACGGGAGTACCGAAGCTCTCCCAGAAGCCGCTTCCCTTGTGCGTACCGGCCTTGCATCCGATGGCCCAGTTCTGCGCCGTCGGCGGCCTCTGCACGTCCATCGACTTGGCGGTGCAGTTCCAGAACACCATCTGTGCACCGGCCCAGCCATGGCCAGTACCGGAGGCGCCCCGGTTTTGCACATTGATCGCATTGCCCTCGACGCTCACGTTGTCGTACAGCGTGCCCGTTGACCAGCGGTGATGCGGTCCGGTGTCTGCATGGGCCCGTGTCGCCGAGCAATCGACGAAGGCATTGGGCCCCGGCACGACCGCATGCATCACGAAGTCATGACGTCCGTCGCGAGCCACGCAGCGCAGCACCAGGTTGAGCTGCCCGGCCAAAGCGAAGGAGTAGCGTCGCCCGCCGGTGATCTGGGAGACCGGGTCGAGGCACGTGCAGTCCCGGATCGTCGACCGGGTCCCCCAGCGCCCCACGTTTACGCAGCTATAGCCGAAGTGCACCGAGGTCACGTCGCGCACCCAGCAGTCCTCACAGCTATCCAGGCTGACCAGATTCCAGCCGTGGTCTTCGTCATCAGGCTTGGCAGACTCCGAGTCGCCGCGCAGGTTCTCGATCCCCACCTGCGAGACCCGGCCGCCAAACTCATACCTGTACAGCAGGCCGCCGCCGTACTCGGCCTGGAGGGCGTTGACCAGCGGCGCATCCACGCTCACCCGGTTCCCCTCAAGGGCCGTGATCACACGCAGGAAGGGCAGGTCCTTGGAGCCTGCGGTCCACTGCACCACATCCGTCCGTCCCTTCGGAACGGGGATGCGGTCCATGCCGATGAAATGGATCCACTCCGCCGTGCTCGGACGCCGCACAATCACCCGGTCGCCGACCTTGAAGCCCTCGACACTGTCCACGTGGAAGCTCCTGGCGCCGACCGGCACATAGCTGTCGGTGACCTGACGTCGCGTACCGGCCAGCTCCTTCGGCGATCCTGTGCCCCGGACTTGCAGGAGGGTGCGCTGACCCTTCCCGGTGCAGAGCAGCACCGTCCCGTCTTCGCCCTGGCCCTCACCGCGGAGCGCAACACCACTGGCGCCCAGCCTGAGCACGCCGCCAATCCGGTACGTGCCGCGCTTGAGCAGCACAGCTCCCCGGATCCCGTTCTCGTCGAGGGGCAGAGCCGCGACCTGGTCCAGCGCCGCCTGGATTCTGGCTCCCGCATCACCTTGGGCTGGCTCCAGGATCACCTTGACGGGCACCTCCGGGAGCCTCACTCCGCCGCCCTTGTAGCCGCAGTTGGAGAAGTCCGGGATCGTGTTCCCCTGCTCGTCGGGCACATAGACGAGCTTGCCCTCCGGACCGGGGTATACGAGACTGCTGTGGCCGGCCGCCACAGTCTCCTGGGCTGTCGCCGGGGCGATGGTCACCAGCAGGGCTCCCAACCACATCGCAGCTTCCGCGAGGCGTTGCATAGCTCATCCTCCGTCGGGACGGTGTGTGGTGCGGTCTCGTCTATCTCTTCTTCTTGCCCGAGCGCTTGCCTTCACTGCCACTCGTGCTCTTGCGTCCACGGTCCTGCAGGTAGCCGGAACCCACCGCTGCGAGCAGCAGCACAGCGATGACGAGAAGGAAGACCCCATAGTCGGCCTTGCCGGTGAAGGTCAGGTACAGGCCGTAGCCCAGCAAGAACAGCGAGAGCGGCAGGCCAAGGGCGAGGAACAGGCAGTTGATCATTCCGGACATCCGTGACACCTTTTCCGTCTGGTAGATTGAGAACAAAGCTGTTCGGCGCCGCAGGGCAGAACCCCTTCTGGAGCCGTGTTCGGACTGGCCGATCAGAATTCCTGAAAATCGTGTGCGACGAATCCTGCCCACGTCGGTCTAAAGGACGCAGCAGGGGTCTCTTGCGCAAGTGACCCACACCGTAGGGAGGAAGAAAACATGACCCGACGCGCCGTCTTCGTTGCCATCCTCGCTCTCGCCCTCACAGCACCCGTCTTCGCCGGCGACATCATCGCGATGCCGACCGGGAACACCGTAGCACCCAAGGACATCGAGCTCAACGCCATCTGGTGGAAGCAGCCCCCGTCCGGCACCAGCGGCGACATCCTCGTTGGTGAGGCCTTCTTCGGCGTTATGGACCGCGTCGAACTCGACGTCCTCTACGCCGACGTTCGCGACGCCGAGAGCGTAACCGAAGTCAACGCATACGTGACCCTTCTCAAAGAGACCCCGAAGACCCCGTCCTTCATCGTCGGCTGCACCAACGTGACCGGCGCTGACTGGCTCGGGGGCACCAAGTTCGGCGGCCCCTCCGACAACGACGACCCGTCCTTCTTCGCAGTCAGCAGCTACAACCTGGCCGCCCCGGCGGTCCCGTCCTTCAAGACCCCGATGATCCGCCTGCACCTCGGCTGGGGCAACAACTGGCACGGCGACGAGCTGTTCGGCGGCGTGCAGTTCAAGGTCTACCCGAACTTCGGCGGCGCGATCCTCAACTATCAGAGCAACCCCGCCTACATGCTGACCTGGCAGCCCTGCAAGACCATGGAAGTCACTGGCGGCACCAACGGCGGCGAGACCTTCTTCCGCGTCGGCGGTTTCCTGCACTGGTAGTCCGATCCCAGAGGGCGTCACTTACGACACCTTCTCGGTTCTCCTAGCCATAGCGGGCGCGGTCCTCTCCAGGGGCCGCGCCTTTTCTATGTTTGCAGGCTCGGGCACAAAGAGAGGGCGCCAGTCTCCCGGCGCCCTCTTCCGTCATCTCTCTGCTCAGTACCCCTCGACCCACCTCGGCCCTAACAGCGCGGACCGGCCTTCTTCACATCCTCCGAGACGTTGCCCTCGAACTTCGCGAAGTTCTTGATGAACCGCTGGCAGAGGTCCTTGGCCTTGGCGTCGTATCCATCCTTGTCCTGCCAGGTATTCCGCGGGTCGAGAAGATAGGAATCGACCTCGGGGCACACTGTCGGAACATCTAGCCCGAAGAAGGGCTCCTCGCGCATCGGTGCGTTGTTGAGGCTGCCGCTAAGCACCCCACGGACTATCGCACGGGTCGCGCCGATGTCGATGCGGTGGCCGGTGCCATAGGAACCGCCGGTCCAGCCGGTATTGATCAGCCAGCACTTGGTGCCGTGCTTGGCGATCCGGTCGCCCAGCATCTTGGCGTACACACCCGGGTGCAGTGCCATGAAGGGCGCTCCGAAGCAGGCGCTGAAGGTGGCCTGGGGTTCGTCGACGCCGCGTTCGGTGCCTGCGAGTTTGGCGGTGTAGCCCGACAGGAAATGGTACATGGCCTGATCGGGGTTCAACCGCGACACCGGAGGCATGATCCCAAAAGCGTCGCAGGTGAGGAAGACGATGTTGGTCGGATGGCCCACAACACCCTCGCGGACGATGTTGGACAGGTGGCTGATGGGGTAGGCCGCCCGCGTGTTCTCGGTCAGCGACTCATCATTGAGGTCCAGTCGGCGCGTGGCGTAGTCCACCATCACGTTCTCAAGGATCGTCCCAAACTTGCGGGTGCACTCGTAGATCGCAGGCTCAGCCTCGCGCGAGAGCCGGATGACCTTCGCGTAGCAGCCGCCTTCAAAGTTGAAGATGCCGCTTTCGCTCCAGCCATGCTCGTCGTCGCCTACCAGCGCACGGTCCGGATCGGCCGACAGCGTCGTCTTGCCGGTGCCGGAGAGACCGAAGAACAAAGCGACGTCACCCTTGTACCCAACATTCGCCGAGCAGTGCATCGACAGCACTTCGCTCTGCGGAAGCAGGTAGTTCAATATGGTGAAGATCGACTTCTTGATCTCGCCGGCATAGCGCGTGCCGCCGATGAGGATGGTCTTCTCGCCGAAGTTCACGACGATGAAGGTCTCCGAGTTGACGCCGTACTTCTCCGGCGGCTGCGCGTGCATACCGGGCAGGCAGATCACGCGGAACTCGGGCACGTGCTCGTACAGCTCGTCCGCGTCCTTGATCTGGATGAAGAGGTTCCGGGCGAAGAGGCTCTGCCACGCATCCTCCGTGATGATCCGGATCGGCAGGCGGTACTTCGGGTCGGCGCCCACATAGCAGTCCTGGACGAACAGGTCCTTGCCCTGGATGTAGGTGAGCATCAGGTCATGGAGCTTGTTGTAGCTCTCCTGCGACAGGGCGCGGTTGACGTTCCCGTCCCAGTTGATCTTGTCCCGGCTGCTGTCCTCGTCAACGATGAACTTGTCGTTAGGCGAGCGGCCGGTGGTGTGGCCGGTGCGCACCGCGATAGGGCCCATGTGAACGATGTGCCCCTCCCGGCGCCGAATCACCTGTTCGTACAACTCCGGTGTGGTCATGGTCCAGTATACGCGTCCGACGTTGCGAATACCGTGATGTTGCAGGCCGTGCTTAGGTCCCTCGCGGTCTGGCATCAGGCAGCACTCCCTTCGTGGTTATCCCCAGCGCCGTCGAACACCCCTTGTGCCTCCGCAACCGCCGGAACCCCCAGGCGCCGGTCCCCGAAGCACACAACAAGACCTCGCCTCCAGGACCAGGGCGGCTAATACCCCAGTCCCAGCGGCCCGATGGAGTCCGTACTCACTGCGCCGGCACGCACGCTGAACAGGCTATCGTGCGCTGCCCTCAGGTCCGGTTCGGCCAGGGGCAGATACTGACGGGAGTTGTACTCCACCCCCATGAGGGTGTCGATTCGCGCTGCCAACCCCACTGAGTGGATGAGCGACCTACCAGGATTCGTGAGGTCCTGCACGGTCACCACCATCCCTGCCTCGCGGGCTGTAACTTGGTATAATAATGATGCTGACTGCCCTTTGCAAGTCTTGAGTCCAACTCCCGACCATCCCAACTCCCGCGCCAGGCGCAGCTTTTCCAGATCCGTCACGCCCTCATCCACCACCACGGGCTTCAGCGCCGCTACTGCGCTCATGTCGAAACGATGCACCTGCAGGTCGCGCTCCGTCGGTTGCTCCAGGTACAGCAGGCGCTCGTAAGCCCTTGGTGACACCTCCCGCAGCTTCTGCAGGTACTCCACCACGGTCTCCGGACTCTCGTTCATCTCGTTCGAATCGGTGGACAGGTAGAAGTCCCGCGACATCCCGAGCCGCTCATGGGTGCTCTCAATGACCGCGGC is part of the Armatimonadia bacterium genome and encodes:
- a CDS encoding chondroitinase-B domain-containing protein, whose protein sequence is MRTVRRAVRVLVVGLVASLGSLAMAATVRVSTQAELDAAIHGARPGDTIVMSAGDWKDTAILFEAEGEPDRPITLRAETPGKTVLCGRS
- the pckA gene encoding phosphoenolpyruvate carboxykinase (ATP); the encoded protein is MPDREGPKHGLQHHGIRNVGRVYWTMTTPELYEQVIRRREGHIVHMGPIAVRTGHTTGRSPNDKFIVDEDSSRDKINWDGNVNRALSQESYNKLHDLMLTYIQGKDLFVQDCYVGADPKYRLPIRIITEDAWQSLFARNLFIQIKDADELYEHVPEFRVICLPGMHAQPPEKYGVNSETFIVVNFGEKTILIGGTRYAGEIKKSIFTILNYLLPQSEVLSMHCSANVGYKGDVALFFGLSGTGKTTLSADPDRALVGDDEHGWSESGIFNFEGGCYAKVIRLSREAEPAIYECTRKFGTILENVMVDYATRRLDLNDESLTENTRAAYPISHLSNIVREGVVGHPTNIVFLTCDAFGIMPPVSRLNPDQAMYHFLSGYTAKLAGTERGVDEPQATFSACFGAPFMALHPGVYAKMLGDRIAKHGTKCWLINTGWTGGSYGTGHRIDIGATRAIVRGVLSGSLNNAPMREEPFFGLDVPTVCPEVDSYLLDPRNTWQDKDGYDAKAKDLCQRFIKNFAKFEGNVSEDVKKAGPRC